A DNA window from Labrus mixtus chromosome 4, fLabMix1.1, whole genome shotgun sequence contains the following coding sequences:
- the LOC132972781 gene encoding uncharacterized protein LOC132972781 isoform X1: MNDKIMEEINSLGCTEIQSQPAVPLSPTIHDVPTLRDGECYHVFISYSSTDYQWTHFLIEQLESFGLQVCYHERDFIPGRTVLENMSDCIQESQKVLLVLSSEFVRSRWCLLEANMSLFRDCLERKPIIPVLLEPGVSIPLHLCHLTYLEANNPDFKNKLLKVLCTPNQQLQGSTVVPFQPPSIYNGKALQPLTAVNVERLNKWDCGQFSDMEVPDQLRLVIEDHNKYREAVRIINSVSQNRVYTVWVRGLMLTAVCLLLVFMIAIFSFMTGTLIAQSKQEKTNNSAYTIACLFLVSLGLIIQVLLWKRDEMIYIVRELQKAVGKANLIISEEKVLMGCCSNSNIYLVYVSLEGCKQEFAETFSKQDGAEEMFQRALMFFSSGYTCCLAKKHFPFPQPSSSGHLEGGVCFCQYVSQQLSKEKWE; this comes from the coding sequence ATAATGGAGGAAATTAACTCACTTGGGTGCACAGAAATTCAGTCACAGCCTGCTGTCCCTCTGTCTCCAACTATCCATGATGTTCCCACACTGAGAGATGGGGAGTGTTACCATGTCTTCATCAGCTACAGCAGCACTGACTACCAGTGGACACACTTCTTGATCGAGCAGCTGGAGTCCTTCGGCTTACAGGTCTGCTACCATGAGCGGGACTTCATTCCTGGCCGCACTGTGTTGGAGAACATGTCTGACTGCATCCAGGAGAGCCAGAAGGTCCTGCTGGTTCTCAGTTCAGAGTTTGTGAGGAGCCGCTGGTGTCTCCTGGAGGCCAACATGTCTCTGTTCAGGGACTGTCTGGAGAGGAAGCCCATCATCCCAGTGCTGCTGGAGCCAGGAGTCTCTATTCCTCTCCACCTCTGCCACCTCACCTACCTGGAGGCCAACAACCCCGACTTTAAGAATAAGCTGCTCAAGGTGCTCTGCACCCCCAACCAGCAGCTCCAAGGCTCCACTGTGGTCCCCTTCCAGCCTCCCTCTATCTACAATGGGAAGGCCCTGCAGCCTTTGACTGCTGTCAATGTTGAACGACTCAATAAATGGGATTGTGGTCAGTTCAGTGACATGGAGGTGCCAGATCAACTGCGCCTGGTCATTGAGGACCACAACAAGTACAGAGAGGCTGTGAGGATCATCAACAGTGTCTCTCAGAATAGAGTGTACACAGTCTGGGTTAGAGGACTGATGCTCACTGCTGTTTGTCTGCTTCTTGTATTTATGATAGCTATATTCTCATTCATGACAGGCACATTAATAGCTCAATCcaaacaagagaaaacaaataattCGGCTTACACTATTGCATGTCTGTTTTTGGTTTCATTGGGGTTGATTATTCAGGTCCTTTTGTGGAAAAGGGATGAAATGATTTACATAGTGAGGGAGCTGCAGAAAGCTGTAGGTAAAGCAAACTTAATTATCTCTGAGGAGAAGGTGTTAATGGGATGTTGCTCCAATTCAAATATCTATCTGGTGTATGTTTCTCTGGAGGGCTGCAAACAGGAGTttgcagaaacattttctaaGCAGGATGGTGCAGAGGAAATGTTTCAAAGAGCTCTGATGTTCTTCTCATCAGGTTACACCTGCTGCCTTGCTAAAAAGCACTTTCCCTTTCCCCAGCCCAGCTCTTCTGGTCACCTGGAGGGTGgggtgtgtttctgtcagtaTGTCTCCCAGCAGCTGAGTAAAGAGAAATGGGAATAG
- the LOC132972781 gene encoding uncharacterized protein LOC132972781 isoform X2, which translates to MEEINSLGCTEIQSQPAVPLSPTIHDVPTLRDGECYHVFISYSSTDYQWTHFLIEQLESFGLQVCYHERDFIPGRTVLENMSDCIQESQKVLLVLSSEFVRSRWCLLEANMSLFRDCLERKPIIPVLLEPGVSIPLHLCHLTYLEANNPDFKNKLLKVLCTPNQQLQGSTVVPFQPPSIYNGKALQPLTAVNVERLNKWDCGQFSDMEVPDQLRLVIEDHNKYREAVRIINSVSQNRVYTVWVRGLMLTAVCLLLVFMIAIFSFMTGTLIAQSKQEKTNNSAYTIACLFLVSLGLIIQVLLWKRDEMIYIVRELQKAVGKANLIISEEKVLMGCCSNSNIYLVYVSLEGCKQEFAETFSKQDGAEEMFQRALMFFSSGYTCCLAKKHFPFPQPSSSGHLEGGVCFCQYVSQQLSKEKWE; encoded by the coding sequence ATGGAGGAAATTAACTCACTTGGGTGCACAGAAATTCAGTCACAGCCTGCTGTCCCTCTGTCTCCAACTATCCATGATGTTCCCACACTGAGAGATGGGGAGTGTTACCATGTCTTCATCAGCTACAGCAGCACTGACTACCAGTGGACACACTTCTTGATCGAGCAGCTGGAGTCCTTCGGCTTACAGGTCTGCTACCATGAGCGGGACTTCATTCCTGGCCGCACTGTGTTGGAGAACATGTCTGACTGCATCCAGGAGAGCCAGAAGGTCCTGCTGGTTCTCAGTTCAGAGTTTGTGAGGAGCCGCTGGTGTCTCCTGGAGGCCAACATGTCTCTGTTCAGGGACTGTCTGGAGAGGAAGCCCATCATCCCAGTGCTGCTGGAGCCAGGAGTCTCTATTCCTCTCCACCTCTGCCACCTCACCTACCTGGAGGCCAACAACCCCGACTTTAAGAATAAGCTGCTCAAGGTGCTCTGCACCCCCAACCAGCAGCTCCAAGGCTCCACTGTGGTCCCCTTCCAGCCTCCCTCTATCTACAATGGGAAGGCCCTGCAGCCTTTGACTGCTGTCAATGTTGAACGACTCAATAAATGGGATTGTGGTCAGTTCAGTGACATGGAGGTGCCAGATCAACTGCGCCTGGTCATTGAGGACCACAACAAGTACAGAGAGGCTGTGAGGATCATCAACAGTGTCTCTCAGAATAGAGTGTACACAGTCTGGGTTAGAGGACTGATGCTCACTGCTGTTTGTCTGCTTCTTGTATTTATGATAGCTATATTCTCATTCATGACAGGCACATTAATAGCTCAATCcaaacaagagaaaacaaataattCGGCTTACACTATTGCATGTCTGTTTTTGGTTTCATTGGGGTTGATTATTCAGGTCCTTTTGTGGAAAAGGGATGAAATGATTTACATAGTGAGGGAGCTGCAGAAAGCTGTAGGTAAAGCAAACTTAATTATCTCTGAGGAGAAGGTGTTAATGGGATGTTGCTCCAATTCAAATATCTATCTGGTGTATGTTTCTCTGGAGGGCTGCAAACAGGAGTttgcagaaacattttctaaGCAGGATGGTGCAGAGGAAATGTTTCAAAGAGCTCTGATGTTCTTCTCATCAGGTTACACCTGCTGCCTTGCTAAAAAGCACTTTCCCTTTCCCCAGCCCAGCTCTTCTGGTCACCTGGAGGGTGgggtgtgtttctgtcagtaTGTCTCCCAGCAGCTGAGTAAAGAGAAATGGGAATAG